One window of Ignavibacteriales bacterium genomic DNA carries:
- a CDS encoding T9SS type A sorting domain-containing protein → MKKFGLIFISLICFSPSITIAQWEMRYPTQPTSGINDIYFISQSFGFAVNSSGSILKTIDGGLNWNIIKHYQRDYLSEIKFIDSQNGFCISPHSYIGDSRDFIFTTDGGSYWESTYLGTSDAITFLPLSTSEIIKSGDQGTISKLDNFFGLWSERYRMPTYFEWDIDVPYGDIKQFEKLNSGRILALGSSWKAFQVNVITDSVAFILYSDDNGGTWDSLWCDLPEILSTFSFTDNNFGWMGGNENKIYQTTDGGITWQLNYSEINPDPYSSIAKIKAIDPLTVFAVTTKGKIISSSDGGVSWDTTSIVPYSYYESYFNLHFINSQKGFVFGSDLWITTNGGTNWNKVDNSIKPNFMKIQFLSTQLGFGIGGDGYYGGSSFYKTSDGGYSWAKLYDGNLNSSFNGFFMQDSLIGWVTEFNQLFKTTNCGYDWTEVFVDTLLEFIRGVEFFNRELGVLFEVRQNLNDYTLNYLTTDGGETWQKYQMGDQPFLTSFLKIKRTDPSHIWVVNQQGVWLSRDTIKTWAKISSEVEGWAAGFDFLDSLNGWVAHIDGQQDKIKFTKDGGLSWTTLMKPYMVQTQDLVIDGRDYFGSINVTVAGLEGSLFRYLEDWNYAYQQNSFTNGWLMSISIYRDGNTAHKWIAGSGGLILYNNEYITNITEQNPEQLSEFRLYQNYPNPFNPSTKISWQAPIGGWQTLKVYDILGNEVVKLVDEYRNAGRYEVNFDASKLSSGIYFYRLQTGSFIETKKMLLLK, encoded by the coding sequence ATGAAAAAGTTCGGATTAATTTTCATTTCTTTGATTTGCTTCAGCCCATCAATTACAATTGCTCAATGGGAAATGAGATATCCTACACAGCCCACCTCTGGTATTAATGATATTTACTTTATAAGTCAATCATTTGGATTTGCGGTAAATAGTTCAGGAAGTATATTAAAAACAATCGATGGTGGTTTGAATTGGAATATTATCAAACACTATCAAAGAGATTATTTATCCGAAATAAAATTTATAGATAGCCAAAATGGATTCTGCATTTCGCCTCATTCTTATATAGGTGATTCAAGAGATTTTATATTTACAACGGATGGAGGCAGTTACTGGGAATCAACATATCTTGGAACAAGTGACGCAATAACTTTTTTACCTTTATCAACATCAGAAATAATTAAAAGCGGAGATCAGGGAACAATATCAAAACTAGATAATTTTTTTGGACTTTGGAGTGAGCGTTATCGTATGCCTACATATTTTGAATGGGACATTGACGTGCCATATGGAGATATAAAACAATTCGAAAAACTAAACTCGGGAAGAATTCTTGCGCTCGGTTCAAGTTGGAAAGCTTTCCAGGTAAATGTAATAACTGATTCAGTTGCGTTTATTTTGTATAGCGATGACAATGGTGGCACTTGGGATTCTTTATGGTGTGATCTGCCAGAGATTTTATCAACGTTCTCATTTACTGATAATAATTTTGGTTGGATGGGTGGAAATGAAAATAAAATTTATCAAACCACCGATGGTGGAATTACCTGGCAACTAAATTATTCAGAAATAAATCCTGATCCCTACAGTTCAATTGCTAAAATTAAAGCAATAGATCCTTTAACAGTTTTTGCTGTTACTACAAAGGGAAAAATTATTTCTTCTTCAGATGGAGGAGTAAGTTGGGATACTACCTCTATCGTTCCTTACTCCTACTATGAATCCTATTTTAATCTCCATTTTATTAATTCTCAAAAAGGATTTGTTTTTGGCTCGGATTTATGGATAACTACAAACGGCGGAACCAACTGGAATAAGGTTGATAATTCAATAAAACCTAATTTTATGAAAATTCAATTCTTAAGTACTCAACTGGGTTTTGGAATAGGTGGAGATGGCTATTATGGTGGATCTTCTTTTTATAAAACTTCGGATGGCGGATATAGCTGGGCAAAATTGTATGATGGAAATCTAAATAGTTCCTTCAATGGATTTTTTATGCAGGATTCACTTATCGGCTGGGTAACTGAATTTAATCAACTTTTTAAAACAACAAATTGCGGTTATGATTGGACAGAAGTTTTTGTTGATACTTTATTAGAGTTTATAAGAGGTGTAGAATTCTTTAATAGAGAATTAGGTGTTCTTTTTGAAGTGCGTCAGAACCTGAATGATTACACATTAAATTATCTTACAACAGATGGCGGAGAAACCTGGCAAAAGTATCAAATGGGTGATCAACCCTTTCTAACTTCTTTCCTAAAAATAAAACGAACCGATCCTTCGCATATCTGGGTTGTTAATCAACAAGGTGTATGGCTTTCAAGAGATACCATAAAAACCTGGGCAAAAATTAGTTCCGAAGTTGAAGGGTGGGCTGCCGGTTTTGATTTTCTTGATTCTCTTAATGGATGGGTTGCACATATTGATGGCCAGCAGGATAAAATTAAATTTACTAAAGACGGCGGATTAAGTTGGACAACACTAATGAAACCATATATGGTTCAAACTCAGGATTTAGTGATTGATGGAAGAGATTATTTTGGGAGCATTAATGTTACAGTTGCGGGATTGGAAGGAAGTCTTTTTAGATATTTAGAGGATTGGAATTACGCTTATCAGCAAAATAGCTTTACAAATGGTTGGCTTATGTCCATTTCTATTTACAGGGATGGAAATACTGCCCATAAGTGGATTGCGGGTAGCGGAGGGTTAATTCTCTACAATAATGAATATATAACTAATATAACTGAACAAAACCCAGAACAATTGTCAGAATTTAGATTATATCAAAATTATCCAAACCCATTCAACCCAAGTACAAAAATAAGTTGGCAGGCGCCAATAGGCGGTTGGCAAACATTAAAAGTTTATGATATTCTGGGAAATGAAGTAGTAAAACTTGTGGATGAATATAGAAATGCCGGCAGATATGAAGTAAACTTTGATGCTTCTAAACTATCATCTGGAATTTATTTTTATCGTTTACAGACTGGATCTTTTATTGAAACTAAGAAAATGTTATTGCTAAAATAA
- a CDS encoding T9SS type A sorting domain-containing protein, which yields MRKISCLLLIFCIGFYPNSFAQENKQNKGLENLGNPNFTNLNINNISTFFYNNGISDISNMGNSGFVYPKGTGKTAVFSSGLLWGALVPGDPQPRVGGSAYRSGLKGGKIIANGVAENPNLNHVRIYRVRRDVYPGGPFIDLSSEIYDEGKTEQQIRDQYEKDWLDWRAIDGAPFEDKNANGIYEPAIDIPGVVNADQTIWYVANDLDSTLTAYLYGTLPLGIELQVTAWAYNNDEFLNNVLFRKYKMINKSGTPFNDVYVSMWADIDLGDAGDDLAGCDTTLNLGYVYNVQERDDVYYPGSPPALGFSLLKGATISENYNLPMTAHYFFYGGSQDWGDPPQGYHDGSTEFYNFMRGRNPHTGDPFINPITGNQTSFALSGDPLTNNGWLDLIGGDRRNGIASGPFQMAVGDTQEIVIAEIAALGLDRLDSFRKLKNFTALTKSFYDSGMSNVFINKTQTPKAEVKSTISQIKIDWSSNSTLSDAIENFNKNGYKFQGYNVYQYPEGSVLKESSVRVATFDIVDGVTVIQGIVIDPNTGLPIEGILQNGTDSGINRFFATDFDYINNEHMIIGKKYYFGVTAYTYNSDIQSDPRSTESNANIIQAIYYDDYPGAAYGDNITITQTAGDGEAEISVDVADPTKLTGDKYEVYFSEQQEIRNQNGDWVPASVVNKLNSPNDLTGSSISLSAIYADTTSLGIELNFNLDLVSSNGAYADGVQIIFPPNVTIIKAPQFYASGEYINPEIVGNVVNLGLVNNQQTGNGIFKGGETWKIFISHFTPPMSIDWIVFDDGYGIPAVNEEGSTIINSIGFLTRDAKYWNVKNVTKDSLVLSNQSIVDGYYQFPPRDLELNKRYTYYDSPVADGLKVTVNRAAYEAPIEFSSISLSPSSSPTTLSSFSSTANLDIQNYTIFGGTISSKAADIYGFGTNDLELLQQDYELKFTGVWDSTIVNSQKIFFIKSGGQMATIFAGPTANSLATHPLNPNPGLNNPFLLRIPFEVWNKDTKQQVNLMFRDRIQSSTADPFFSWNPKNRMYAVIVNSPYEANTIITASTSDLKNILATWVLVFYGTNYTLGDVVTVHYANQIKFGVDKFTFTAPRGVIEEKLTSYKVYNNYPNPFNPATKIRFFLPEADFVKVDVFDILGQRVATLTNKEFQSGIHELDFNGSAFASGMYIYTLEVKDRFFEAKKMLLLK from the coding sequence ATGAGAAAAATTAGTTGCTTACTTCTGATCTTTTGTATCGGATTTTACCCTAATTCATTTGCTCAAGAAAATAAACAAAACAAGGGTTTAGAAAATTTAGGGAACCCTAATTTCACTAATCTAAATATCAACAACATTTCTACTTTCTTCTATAATAATGGTATTTCAGATATATCTAATATGGGTAATTCTGGATTCGTTTATCCGAAAGGTACTGGTAAAACTGCTGTATTTTCATCAGGATTATTATGGGGGGCATTAGTGCCTGGTGATCCTCAGCCACGTGTTGGTGGTAGTGCTTATAGAAGCGGATTAAAGGGCGGAAAAATTATTGCAAACGGTGTTGCAGAAAATCCAAACTTAAATCATGTAAGAATTTATAGAGTTCGACGTGATGTGTATCCCGGTGGACCATTTATAGATCTATCTTCAGAAATATATGATGAGGGAAAGACTGAACAGCAAATAAGGGATCAGTATGAAAAAGATTGGTTAGACTGGCGCGCGATTGATGGTGCCCCATTTGAAGATAAAAATGCGAACGGTATTTACGAACCAGCCATTGATATTCCAGGAGTGGTAAATGCTGATCAAACAATTTGGTATGTAGCGAATGATTTAGATTCCACGCTAACTGCATATCTGTATGGAACATTGCCACTTGGTATTGAACTTCAGGTAACTGCCTGGGCATATAACAATGATGAATTCCTAAACAATGTTCTTTTCAGAAAATACAAGATGATCAATAAATCCGGGACACCATTTAATGACGTTTATGTTTCTATGTGGGCAGATATTGATTTGGGTGATGCTGGTGATGATTTAGCCGGATGTGATACAACACTAAATCTTGGTTACGTATATAATGTACAGGAACGTGATGATGTATACTATCCTGGATCGCCGCCTGCTTTGGGTTTTAGTCTTTTAAAAGGTGCAACCATTTCAGAAAATTATAATCTACCAATGACAGCGCATTATTTTTTCTATGGCGGATCTCAAGATTGGGGGGACCCACCCCAAGGTTATCATGATGGCTCAACTGAGTTTTATAACTTTATGCGTGGTAGAAACCCTCACACCGGCGACCCATTTATCAACCCAATTACAGGGAATCAAACATCATTTGCACTTTCAGGTGATCCTCTAACAAATAATGGATGGCTGGATTTAATTGGAGGTGATAGAAGAAATGGAATAGCCTCTGGTCCTTTTCAGATGGCAGTGGGGGATACGCAGGAAATTGTTATTGCAGAAATTGCAGCTCTTGGATTGGATAGATTGGATTCATTTAGAAAATTGAAAAATTTTACTGCTCTGACTAAGAGTTTTTATGATTCCGGGATGAGCAATGTGTTCATCAATAAAACTCAAACCCCAAAAGCAGAAGTTAAAAGCACTATTTCCCAAATCAAGATAGATTGGAGTTCTAACTCTACCTTATCAGACGCGATTGAAAATTTTAACAAGAATGGTTACAAATTTCAGGGTTATAATGTATATCAATATCCTGAAGGTTCTGTGTTGAAGGAAAGCAGTGTTAGAGTTGCTACTTTTGATATAGTAGATGGTGTAACTGTAATACAGGGGATAGTAATTGATCCAAATACAGGGTTACCCATTGAAGGTATATTGCAAAATGGAACTGACTCAGGAATCAATAGATTTTTTGCAACTGATTTTGACTATATAAATAATGAGCATATGATTATTGGCAAGAAATACTATTTTGGGGTAACTGCTTATACATACAATTCTGATATTCAATCTGATCCAAGAAGTACCGAAAGTAATGCTAATATTATTCAAGCAATATATTACGATGACTACCCTGGGGCAGCATATGGAGACAATATTACGATTACGCAAACTGCTGGTGATGGTGAGGCTGAAATTTCTGTTGATGTAGCAGATCCAACAAAATTAACAGGCGACAAGTACGAAGTTTACTTTTCAGAACAACAGGAAATAAGAAATCAAAATGGAGATTGGGTTCCGGCTTCTGTAGTCAATAAATTAAATAGTCCTAACGATCTGACAGGATCTTCAATATCTCTATCAGCCATATATGCTGATACAACCAGTCTGGGAATAGAGTTGAATTTTAATTTAGATTTAGTTTCCTCAAACGGTGCATATGCGGATGGAGTACAAATTATTTTCCCCCCGAATGTAACAATAATTAAAGCTCCACAATTTTATGCTTCAGGGGAATATATCAATCCCGAAATTGTTGGAAATGTTGTAAACTTAGGATTAGTAAATAACCAACAGACTGGAAATGGAATTTTTAAAGGTGGGGAGACATGGAAAATATTCATCAGTCATTTCACCCCACCAATGTCGATTGATTGGATTGTGTTTGATGATGGTTATGGAATACCTGCAGTAAATGAGGAAGGAAGTACAATCATTAATTCAATAGGATTTTTAACAAGAGATGCAAAATATTGGAATGTAAAAAATGTAACAAAAGATTCGCTGGTCCTATCAAATCAATCAATTGTAGATGGTTATTATCAGTTTCCTCCTCGTGATCTTGAATTGAATAAACGTTACACCTATTATGATTCCCCAGTTGCAGATGGATTAAAGGTAACTGTTAATAGAGCAGCTTATGAAGCACCAATAGAATTTTCCAGTATATCATTAAGTCCTAGTAGTAGTCCAACAACACTATCTTCATTTAGCTCCACCGCAAATCTTGATATACAAAATTATACCATCTTCGGCGGTACGATAAGCAGCAAGGCTGCTGATATTTATGGATTTGGTACTAATGATCTAGAACTACTTCAGCAGGATTATGAATTAAAGTTTACCGGGGTATGGGATTCAACAATTGTTAATTCTCAAAAAATATTTTTTATAAAAAGTGGCGGGCAAATGGCAACTATCTTTGCGGGCCCTACTGCCAATTCACTTGCAACTCATCCTCTTAATCCCAATCCTGGATTGAATAATCCATTTTTACTAAGAATACCATTTGAGGTGTGGAATAAGGATACTAAGCAACAAGTTAACTTAATGTTTAGGGATCGGATTCAATCTTCAACAGCGGACCCATTCTTTTCTTGGAATCCTAAGAATAGAATGTATGCAGTAATTGTTAATTCACCGTATGAGGCAAACACTATAATTACTGCTTCAACTTCTGATTTAAAGAATATTCTTGCAACTTGGGTGCTTGTATTCTATGGAACAAATTATACACTTGGTGATGTTGTAACCGTTCACTATGCGAATCAAATTAAGTTTGGTGTTGACAAATTCACATTCACGGCACCTCGCGGAGTGATTGAAGAGAAATTGACATCTTATAAAGTTTATAATAATTATCCCAATCCATTTAACCCTGCAACAAAAATACGTTTCTTTTTACCTGAAGCAGATTTTGTAAAAGTTGATGTGTTTGATATTCTTGGGCAAAGAGTTGCAACACTTACAAATAAAGAATTTCAATCGGGGATTCACGAATTAGATTTTAATGGGAGTGCATTTGCCAGTGGAATGTATATTTACACGCTTGAAGTTAAAGATAGATTTTTTGAAGCTAAAAAGATGCTGCTCTTGAAATAA
- the rpoN gene encoding RNA polymerase factor sigma-54 yields MLSLSQRLTQSQKLSPQQIQYQKLLQLNTLALEQRIKTELEMNPVLEEEMEMTLEQDDKEKDSDSDSEKEDEFSDKDNEEFDLEDYSNDDDFDHERINRSADEEIYQPLAPQRESLSEHLTDQLRLLNLEENLFILGEEIIGNLDEDGYLKRDLVEILNELDMFEHIKIDAQTGEEILKRIQKFDPIGIACRSLQECLTVQLRESKSDPYTKFLAIKLLENHYDEFTKRRFDLIKNRMNFTDESLRDTVALIQSMNPKPGEGNISSMESNQVTPDFLVEKVDENWIITLNDRSMPSVTISKHYLEMIDSNKRGKKNQREKETYKFLREKFESAKWFIACIQQRRETLMKIMRAILERQYEFFEKGPKLLKPMIYKDIAEEIQMDISTISRVVNGKYVQSPMGIHELKYFFSEGLSTDSGEEVSNKHIRERLKEIIEDENKKAPHSDDKLAELLNGEGIHIARRTVAKYREQLKLPVARLRKQMM; encoded by the coding sequence ATGCTTTCACTCAGTCAAAGGCTTACCCAAAGCCAAAAACTTTCACCTCAGCAGATTCAGTATCAGAAGCTGCTGCAATTAAACACTCTTGCTTTGGAACAGAGAATTAAAACCGAACTTGAGATGAATCCTGTTCTTGAAGAAGAAATGGAAATGACTTTAGAGCAGGATGATAAAGAGAAAGATTCCGACTCCGATTCTGAAAAGGAAGATGAGTTTTCTGATAAGGACAATGAAGAGTTTGATCTAGAAGATTATTCTAATGATGATGATTTTGACCACGAAAGAATTAACAGAAGTGCGGATGAAGAAATTTATCAGCCTCTTGCTCCTCAAAGAGAATCACTTAGTGAACATTTAACGGATCAGTTACGACTGCTTAATCTTGAAGAAAATCTTTTTATTCTTGGTGAAGAAATAATAGGCAATCTTGATGAGGATGGATATTTAAAACGTGATCTTGTAGAAATACTTAATGAGCTTGATATGTTTGAACACATTAAAATTGATGCTCAAACAGGTGAGGAAATTTTAAAACGTATTCAAAAATTTGATCCAATTGGCATTGCTTGCAGAAGTTTGCAGGAATGTTTGACTGTTCAGTTACGTGAAAGTAAATCCGATCCATATACAAAATTTCTTGCGATCAAGCTGCTTGAAAATCATTATGATGAGTTTACAAAAAGAAGATTTGATCTGATAAAGAACCGAATGAATTTTACGGATGAAAGTTTGCGCGACACGGTTGCTCTCATTCAAAGCATGAATCCAAAGCCTGGTGAAGGAAATATTTCATCAATGGAAAGCAATCAGGTTACTCCTGATTTTCTTGTAGAAAAAGTTGATGAAAACTGGATTATAACTTTAAATGATAGAAGTATGCCTTCCGTTACAATAAGTAAACATTACCTAGAGATGATAGATTCCAACAAACGCGGAAAGAAAAATCAGCGTGAAAAAGAAACGTATAAATTTTTAAGAGAAAAATTTGAATCGGCAAAATGGTTTATAGCGTGCATTCAGCAGCGCAGGGAAACTTTAATGAAAATTATGCGCGCAATTTTAGAAAGACAGTATGAGTTTTTTGAAAAAGGTCCAAAGCTTTTAAAGCCGATGATTTACAAAGATATTGCTGAAGAAATTCAAATGGATATTTCAACAATCAGCCGCGTTGTTAATGGTAAATATGTTCAAAGTCCGATGGGTATACACGAGTTAAAATATTTTTTCAGTGAAGGTTTATCGACGGATTCCGGTGAAGAAGTTTCTAATAAACATATCCGCGAAAGGCTTAAAGAGATTATAGAAGATGAAAATAAAAAAGCACCGCACAGCGATGACAAACTTGCAGAACTCCTGAATGGAGAGGGAATACATATAGCAAGAAGAACAGTTGCAAAATACCGCGAACAGCTGAAACTACCAGTTGCAAGATTGCGTAAGCAAATGATGTAA
- a CDS encoding DUF3109 family protein, producing MATDKIFAINDVLVRDDIVEIPFSCDLRKCKGACCTLESELGAPISKNEIEEIEKILPIVKTYLTQTNIDTIEEQGFYETKDDEIMITSVNNKDCVFSFYDNSIAKCSIERAFFDGKVGFRKPISCHLFPIRVTDFSGDVLRYEKFSECAPALEKGKEENITIAEFCKESLVRLYGENWYKKLMNYSGR from the coding sequence ATGGCAACTGATAAAATATTTGCAATAAATGACGTTTTAGTCAGAGATGACATTGTAGAAATTCCCTTTTCATGTGATTTAAGGAAGTGCAAAGGTGCTTGCTGCACTTTGGAAAGTGAGCTAGGTGCGCCAATTAGTAAAAATGAAATTGAAGAGATTGAGAAGATATTACCTATTGTAAAAACATATCTTACTCAAACAAATATTGATACGATTGAAGAGCAAGGTTTCTACGAAACAAAAGATGATGAAATCATGATTACCAGTGTAAACAATAAAGATTGTGTATTTTCGTTTTATGATAACTCCATTGCAAAATGTTCAATTGAACGAGCATTCTTTGACGGTAAAGTGGGTTTTAGAAAACCTATATCGTGTCATCTTTTTCCGATTAGAGTTACAGATTTTAGCGGTGATGTTTTACGTTATGAAAAATTTAGTGAGTGTGCCCCCGCATTAGAAAAAGGGAAAGAAGAGAACATCACAATCGCAGAGTTTTGCAAAGAATCTTTAGTACGATTATATGGGGAAAATTGGTATAAAAAACTTATGAACTATTCAGGTAGATAA
- the hslU gene encoding ATP-dependent protease ATPase subunit HslU: MKIFTPSQIVKELDKYIIGQNEAKRAVAIAIRNRWRRQQVTDFLREEIMPNNIILIGPTGVGKTEIARRLAKLSQAPFVKVEASKFTEVGYVGRDVESMVRDLIEVGVNLVKAEKAVEVQAKAEELADERVLDLLIPPVRKTKPAPVAQENEEQQSANGEENEAYQNQKTREWMKLKVKNGEMDDKMIEFDSQAQSSMGMQVLGPFGMDDMGINIQEIMGNIMPKKRKKRKTTVKEARQILAQEEMQKLIDMDVVQKEAIERVENSGMIFIDEIDKVAGGGKAQGPDVSREGVQRDLLPIVEGSNVNTKYGVVRTDHILFIASGAFHVSKPSDLIPELQGRFPIRVELNSLSEDDFVQILTTPQNALLKQYGALLETEGVKLSFSKDGIREIARIATEVNEQVENIGARRLHTILTTLLDEILFNVPDIIPSKTVKIDAKFVKDKLEKIVKDRDLSKFIL; encoded by the coding sequence ATGAAAATTTTCACTCCTTCACAGATAGTAAAGGAACTTGATAAATATATAATCGGTCAAAACGAAGCTAAACGCGCAGTTGCAATTGCGATTCGTAATCGCTGGAGGAGACAACAGGTTACTGATTTTCTTCGCGAAGAAATAATGCCGAACAATATTATTCTTATCGGACCAACAGGTGTTGGTAAAACAGAAATAGCACGCAGACTTGCAAAACTATCCCAGGCTCCATTTGTAAAAGTTGAGGCATCAAAATTTACAGAAGTTGGATACGTTGGAAGAGATGTTGAATCAATGGTGCGCGATCTTATTGAAGTTGGTGTTAATCTTGTAAAAGCTGAAAAAGCTGTTGAAGTGCAAGCAAAGGCAGAAGAACTTGCTGATGAAAGAGTGCTTGATTTATTAATTCCGCCTGTTCGAAAAACTAAACCTGCACCAGTTGCTCAGGAAAATGAAGAGCAGCAGTCTGCAAATGGGGAAGAGAATGAGGCCTATCAAAATCAAAAAACACGCGAGTGGATGAAATTAAAAGTTAAAAACGGCGAAATGGATGATAAGATGATTGAGTTTGATTCACAGGCACAATCATCAATGGGTATGCAGGTACTTGGGCCTTTTGGTATGGATGATATGGGAATTAACATTCAGGAAATTATGGGCAACATAATGCCTAAGAAGCGTAAGAAAAGAAAAACTACTGTTAAAGAAGCAAGACAAATTCTTGCACAAGAAGAAATGCAAAAGCTTATTGATATGGATGTTGTACAGAAAGAAGCGATTGAACGTGTTGAAAACTCAGGTATGATATTTATAGATGAAATTGATAAAGTTGCCGGCGGCGGAAAAGCTCAAGGTCCCGATGTTAGTCGTGAAGGCGTACAACGTGATCTTCTTCCGATTGTTGAAGGATCAAACGTAAATACTAAATACGGCGTTGTACGAACTGATCACATTTTGTTTATTGCTTCAGGAGCATTTCACGTTTCAAAACCATCAGATTTAATTCCGGAATTGCAAGGCAGATTTCCAATACGTGTAGAGCTTAATAGTTTAAGCGAAGATGATTTTGTTCAAATATTAACAACTCCGCAAAATGCATTGTTAAAACAATATGGTGCACTTCTGGAAACTGAAGGTGTGAAATTAAGTTTCAGTAAAGATGGAATAAGAGAAATTGCCCGCATCGCAACAGAAGTAAATGAACAAGTTGAAAATATTGGCGCAAGAAGATTGCACACGATCTTAACAACACTACTTGATGAAATACTTTTTAATGTCCCGGATATAATTCCATCAAAAACCGTTAAAATTGATGCAAAATTTGTAAAAGATAAATTAGAAAAGATTGTTAAGGATAGAGACCTTAGTAAGTTTATATTATAA
- a CDS encoding isoprenylcysteine carboxylmethyltransferase family protein, with protein MSYFFDVLTLILLFALYGFIHSILASNRVKLFIKKIFGKLIAFYRLLFNVLGVVGLYLIWDLAPHPPLQIYKLPPPYDYLVLIPQLISLIGMFWCFKYVCFKEFIGLNQVDRYLKNVYSDNELDENYTMRIAGPYKYSRHPIYFFSIIFLLFRAEMDLFYLTMFISFTAYFYIGSYYEEKKMVSLFGEEYTDYQKKVPKIFPVKL; from the coding sequence ATGAGCTATTTTTTTGATGTTCTAACTTTAATTCTTCTTTTTGCGCTTTACGGATTTATACATTCAATTCTTGCATCCAACCGAGTAAAATTATTTATCAAAAAAATTTTTGGAAAGCTAATAGCTTTTTATCGTTTGTTATTTAATGTGTTAGGAGTTGTTGGCTTATATCTTATCTGGGATTTAGCCCCGCACCCACCATTACAAATTTATAAACTTCCACCGCCCTATGATTATCTTGTTTTGATCCCACAATTAATTTCTCTAATCGGAATGTTTTGGTGTTTTAAATATGTGTGCTTTAAAGAATTTATCGGATTAAATCAGGTTGATCGATATTTAAAAAATGTATATTCAGATAATGAATTAGATGAAAACTATACTATGCGAATTGCGGGACCATATAAATACAGCCGACATCCAATTTATTTTTTCTCAATTATCTTTTTACTTTTTAGGGCAGAGATGGATTTGTTTTACCTCACAATGTTCATTTCGTTTACAGCCTATTTTTACATCGGTTCATACTATGAAGAAAAGAAAATGGTTAGCTTGTTTGGCGAGGAATACACAGATTATCAAAAGAAAGTACCAAAAATTTTTCCAGTAAAGTTATAA
- the hslV gene encoding ATP-dependent protease subunit HslV produces the protein MKQKLRSTTVLGIVHNGVAALGGDGQVSLGNTVMKHNAMKIRKIANGKVLCGFAGASADAFTLMERFEDKLEQYRGNVNRAAVELAKDWRTDKYLRKLEAMLAVISNDTALVISGTGDVIVPDDQIVAIGSGGMYALAAAQMLKKHSKLSVKEIVHEALKTASDICIYTNDKINVEVIE, from the coding sequence ATGAAACAAAAACTTAGATCAACAACTGTGCTTGGAATTGTACATAACGGAGTTGCGGCACTTGGTGGTGATGGACAGGTTTCGCTCGGCAACACGGTGATGAAACACAATGCAATGAAGATTAGAAAAATTGCAAATGGCAAAGTGCTTTGTGGTTTTGCAGGCGCATCGGCAGATGCATTTACGCTTATGGAAAGATTTGAAGATAAGCTGGAACAATACCGGGGAAATGTTAATCGTGCTGCAGTTGAACTCGCAAAAGATTGGCGCACAGATAAATATTTGAGAAAATTAGAAGCGATGCTCGCTGTTATATCCAATGATACTGCACTTGTAATTTCTGGTACCGGAGATGTTATTGTTCCTGATGATCAAATAGTTGCAATAGGTTCAGGTGGAATGTATGCACTCGCCGCCGCACAAATGTTAAAAAAACACAGCAAACTTTCCGTTAAAGAAATTGTACACGAAGCTCTTAAAACAGCATCTGATATTTGTATTTACACAAATGATAAAATTAATGTAGAGGTTATAGAATAA